The Snodgrassella alvi wkB2 genome window below encodes:
- a CDS encoding phosphoethanolamine transferase, protein MLRKNILLYFLYIVSSIILLFGLGYTKNWENKDIIVGLIFLGCYIFGTKYRFTSIILLVTFSVLSFYFPTGIIYGKPTEAILISLIQTNKLEVIGYLMAIKYEIFLSVLYIIIQFFIYQITKKEKYKFKYFTIIAFIFLYIVSLFGISVNHHGINRNAFLKNSIDSWKVIRKQKEEQRINLGDSRAIKIEGKIDNNDDTEIRVVIIGESVRRDYMSVYGYPNNTTPFLNSAKGIFINGFVSPGPNTVSSLSRMLFKANPNENQILWGINVISLANKSGYETYWISNQGVNGWGDDLLFNLSKLASSAHFLKKGDFDSGANDDIEMLPVFSQIINKNQNSKVIFIHMMGSHEPVCKRLGEFKPSFNINSEAGCYAATIEKLDSFIKLITENLKGKKYKLMYFSDHGLSVEKKHSFHDVDLYEEYQVPLFYLDSKEEKHINFNKTISGLNLLDIYSSFINVKTNVTNSDYSFKLLDQIQNDPDPIIYWEKYKHISSIQKKQPAITDIDADLILKNVKKLDQNLQLSDKCFGSIEDVEIAYPSNQRIYRISGWAASDKEIKPLSGTVGSFIINNNKIIFIEGEPESRIDIHKHFEVPKEISSFYGISSYLDKKYINPQNKIYFGYKNQYGNYIICRSY, encoded by the coding sequence ATGTTACGAAAGAATATATTATTATATTTTTTATATATTGTATCATCTATCATTTTATTATTCGGGCTTGGTTATACAAAAAATTGGGAAAATAAAGATATAATTGTTGGTTTGATATTTTTGGGTTGTTATATCTTTGGTACTAAATACAGATTTACATCAATAATTTTATTGGTTACTTTTTCTGTTTTATCTTTTTATTTTCCAACTGGAATTATTTATGGCAAGCCGACAGAAGCAATTTTAATATCCTTAATACAAACCAATAAATTAGAAGTTATTGGCTATTTAATGGCTATTAAATATGAAATATTTTTATCTGTTTTATATATAATTATCCAATTTTTTATATATCAAATAACAAAAAAAGAAAAATATAAATTTAAATACTTTACTATCATCGCATTTATATTTTTATATATAGTCAGTTTATTTGGTATCTCAGTTAATCATCATGGTATAAATAGAAACGCCTTTTTAAAAAATTCAATAGATTCATGGAAAGTTATTCGCAAACAAAAAGAAGAACAACGAATAAATTTAGGTGATAGTAGAGCAATTAAAATAGAAGGTAAAATAGATAATAATGATGATACAGAAATAAGGGTAGTTATTATTGGAGAGTCGGTACGTAGAGATTATATGTCAGTATATGGTTATCCCAATAACACAACTCCGTTTCTTAATTCAGCAAAAGGTATTTTTATTAATGGATTTGTATCACCTGGGCCAAATACAGTTTCCTCATTATCACGGATGTTGTTTAAAGCTAATCCAAATGAAAATCAAATTTTATGGGGTATTAATGTCATTTCTCTTGCAAATAAATCTGGATATGAAACATACTGGATTAGTAATCAAGGAGTAAATGGATGGGGTGATGATTTACTTTTTAACTTATCCAAATTAGCAAGTTCGGCACATTTTTTAAAAAAAGGCGATTTTGATTCTGGTGCAAATGATGATATTGAAATGTTACCCGTATTTTCACAAATAATAAATAAAAATCAGAATTCGAAAGTTATATTTATTCATATGATGGGTTCTCATGAACCAGTATGTAAAAGATTAGGAGAATTTAAACCTAGTTTTAATATAAATAGTGAAGCTGGTTGTTATGCAGCTACAATAGAAAAGCTTGATTCATTTATTAAACTCATAACTGAAAATTTAAAAGGGAAAAAATATAAATTGATGTATTTTTCTGATCATGGACTGTCTGTTGAAAAAAAACATTCTTTTCATGATGTAGATTTATATGAAGAGTATCAGGTTCCTTTATTTTATTTAGATTCAAAAGAAGAAAAACATATTAATTTTAATAAAACGATAAGTGGTTTAAATTTACTAGATATATATTCATCATTTATCAATGTAAAAACAAATGTTACCAATAGTGATTATAGTTTTAAATTATTAGATCAGATACAAAATGATCCAGACCCAATTATATACTGGGAAAAATACAAACATATTTCGAGTATACAAAAGAAGCAACCTGCTATAACTGATATTGATGCGGATTTAATTTTGAAAAATGTTAAAAAATTAGACCAAAATCTTCAACTTTCAGATAAGTGTTTTGGGTCTATTGAGGATGTTGAGATTGCTTATCCATCAAATCAAAGGATTTATAGAATATCTGGATGGGCTGCTTCTGATAAAGAAATAAAGCCATTATCTGGAACAGTTGGAAGTTTTATTATAAATAATAATAAAATAATTTTTATAGAAGGAGAGCCAGAATCTAGAATTGATATTCACAAACATTTTGAAGTTCCGAAAGAAATAAGTAGTTTTTATGGGATATCAAGTTATTTAGATAAGAAATATATTAATCCACAAAATAAAATCTATTTTGGTTACAAAAATCAATACGGTAATTATATTATTTGTAGATCTTATTGA
- a CDS encoding N-acetylmuramoyl-L-alanine amidase produces MHHIDYNSYRSINSFNQRVRFLILHYTAENFADSIKSLIGPNTSIHYLIPDEAEASYQAAGFKELRIFNLVAETDRAWHAGVSSWQGRSNLNDTSIGIEVVNLATDNNGIFTFPSYGVNQIKALKQLALNILQRYPDITPTHVIGHSDIAPQRKSDPGAAFPWKELYKAGIGAWFDTKTKLNYLKQFTKQGIPDNATILKQLNRYGYDITGADADAEQFNKLIRAFQLHFRPTDYSGRVDCETVAILYALIDKYFPGA; encoded by the coding sequence ATGCATCATATTGACTACAATAGCTATCGCTCTATAAACAGTTTTAACCAGCGTGTACGTTTTTTAATATTGCATTATACTGCTGAAAATTTTGCTGATTCGATCAAATCACTCATCGGTCCAAATACGAGTATTCATTATCTGATTCCGGATGAAGCAGAAGCAAGCTATCAGGCAGCCGGCTTTAAAGAACTGCGTATTTTTAATCTGGTGGCAGAAACAGACCGGGCTTGGCATGCAGGTGTCAGTAGCTGGCAAGGTCGTAGTAATCTGAATGATACTTCCATAGGTATAGAAGTTGTTAATCTGGCTACCGATAATAACGGTATATTTACTTTTCCATCCTATGGAGTAAATCAGATTAAAGCGCTCAAACAACTAGCTCTGAATATTCTCCAGCGTTATCCGGACATTACGCCAACTCATGTTATTGGCCATTCAGATATCGCACCACAACGCAAAAGTGATCCGGGTGCGGCCTTTCCATGGAAAGAACTGTACAAAGCTGGAATTGGCGCCTGGTTTGATACAAAAACCAAATTAAATTATTTAAAGCAGTTCACAAAACAAGGGATACCTGATAATGCAACCATTTTAAAACAATTAAATCGTTATGGTTACGATATCACCGGTGCTGACGCTGATGCTGAACAATTCAACAAACTGATACGTGCTTTTCAACTGCATTTCCGTCCGACAGACTATAGCGGAAGAGTGGATTGCGAAACGGTTGCTATTTTATACGCTTTAATTGATAAATATTTTCCGGGGGCATAA
- a CDS encoding RelA/SpoT family protein produces MVSTPDQALVTNPCLPCVWLDDYIATLPAAMGVMLRHAQSLVNNSYPKDAVTFAGEDLYINLMAAAKSVADMDLMADAVAATMLSCLPNYVTDWKNIVKEECGDSVMQLVAGLYQVQKLTYFVSISPLATQEERQQQAEAMRQMLLAMVSDIRVVLIKLAMRAQTMSYLSKVTDEKLKKDVAKETMTVFAPLANRLGVWQLKWQLEDLSFRYQNPDEYKKIARLLDEKRTERLDYIEHFVDTLRQQLSRLNMHFEVAGRPKHIYSIYRKMVKKKLSFDGLYDIRAVRILVDTVADCYATLGIVHSLWQPIPGEFDDYIAHPKPNDYQSLHTVVVGPEDKGVEIQIRTFDMHRYAEFGVAAHWRYKEGGKGNEAYEHKIAWLRQLLDWRENIAENDSSREDLSRAFQTELFNDTIYVLSPHGKVFSLPAGATPIDFAYALHTDIGNRCRGAKVDGQIVPLSTPLENGQRVEIITAREGRPSVNWLHDGWVKSNKAISKIRAFIRQQNGESIRESGRAALEKQLVKMQVQPNIHKLAEALGFSSADDFYLSMGHGEVSGRMIQKAVDTLLEKPEAPVTENHLVKRSKIKKNFGGVLVDGEAGLFTTLAKCCKPAFGDKIIGFVTRERGISIHRSNCSSFQYLAQISPDKVLPASWASDSAGQVFAIDIEIRARDRSGLLRDISETLARNRLNVTAVQTLSRDMEAQLRFTVEVQQVNDLPRVLSHLSDVKGVLSVTRL; encoded by the coding sequence ATGGTTAGCACGCCTGATCAAGCTCTTGTCACCAATCCATGCTTACCGTGTGTCTGGTTAGATGATTATATTGCCACCTTACCAGCGGCGATGGGAGTAATGCTCCGGCATGCCCAGAGTTTGGTAAATAACAGCTATCCCAAAGACGCGGTAACCTTTGCCGGTGAAGATCTGTATATCAATTTAATGGCTGCTGCTAAATCGGTAGCAGATATGGATTTGATGGCTGATGCTGTTGCCGCCACGATGCTGAGCTGTCTGCCCAATTATGTCACTGACTGGAAAAATATTGTCAAAGAAGAATGTGGTGACAGTGTGATGCAGCTGGTTGCGGGTTTGTATCAGGTACAGAAGCTTACTTATTTTGTCAGCATCAGCCCGCTGGCTACACAGGAGGAACGGCAGCAGCAGGCTGAAGCAATGCGACAGATGTTACTGGCGATGGTATCGGATATCCGGGTCGTATTGATTAAACTTGCTATGCGCGCCCAGACCATGAGTTACCTGAGTAAAGTCACAGACGAAAAATTAAAAAAGGACGTAGCTAAAGAAACCATGACAGTTTTTGCTCCTCTGGCCAATCGTCTGGGTGTATGGCAGCTGAAATGGCAGCTTGAGGATTTAAGTTTTCGTTATCAGAATCCGGATGAATATAAGAAAATTGCCCGTCTGCTGGATGAAAAGCGTACTGAGCGTCTGGACTATATTGAACATTTTGTTGATACCCTCAGACAGCAACTGAGCCGCCTGAACATGCATTTTGAAGTGGCCGGACGACCAAAGCATATCTATTCCATTTACCGTAAAATGGTAAAAAAGAAACTGAGCTTTGATGGTTTGTATGATATACGGGCCGTACGCATTCTGGTGGATACAGTAGCAGACTGTTATGCCACTCTGGGAATCGTGCACAGCTTATGGCAGCCTATACCGGGTGAGTTTGATGATTATATTGCTCATCCTAAGCCCAATGATTATCAAAGTTTGCATACTGTTGTTGTCGGGCCTGAAGACAAAGGTGTGGAAATCCAGATTCGAACTTTTGATATGCATCGTTATGCAGAGTTTGGAGTGGCCGCTCACTGGCGCTATAAAGAGGGTGGCAAGGGTAATGAAGCCTATGAACATAAAATCGCATGGTTACGTCAGTTGCTCGACTGGCGCGAAAATATCGCCGAAAACGATAGTAGCCGTGAAGATCTGTCACGTGCTTTTCAGACAGAACTGTTTAACGACACTATTTATGTTCTGTCTCCGCATGGCAAGGTATTCTCTTTACCGGCTGGTGCCACACCGATTGATTTTGCCTACGCATTACATACAGATATTGGTAACCGTTGTCGTGGTGCCAAAGTAGACGGACAGATTGTCCCGTTATCCACACCATTGGAGAATGGTCAGCGGGTTGAAATTATTACTGCACGCGAAGGTAGACCATCGGTTAACTGGCTGCATGATGGCTGGGTGAAAAGTAATAAAGCCATTAGTAAGATTCGTGCGTTTATCCGGCAGCAGAACGGTGAATCCATACGGGAATCAGGACGTGCTGCGCTGGAAAAACAGTTAGTAAAAATGCAGGTGCAGCCAAATATTCATAAGCTGGCTGAAGCTCTGGGATTTTCCAGTGCAGATGATTTTTATCTCTCTATGGGGCATGGTGAAGTTTCCGGTCGCATGATTCAGAAAGCAGTCGATACTTTACTGGAAAAACCGGAAGCACCGGTAACAGAAAATCATTTAGTCAAACGAAGTAAAATTAAGAAAAATTTTGGTGGTGTTCTCGTGGATGGTGAGGCTGGTTTATTTACGACACTGGCTAAATGCTGCAAACCGGCATTCGGAGACAAAATTATTGGTTTTGTAACACGGGAACGTGGTATCTCAATCCATCGCAGCAATTGTTCTTCGTTTCAATATCTGGCTCAGATTTCTCCGGATAAAGTATTACCTGCATCCTGGGCAAGTGATTCAGCCGGGCAGGTTTTTGCTATTGATATCGAAATTCGTGCCAGAGACCGCAGTGGATTATTACGCGATATTTCTGAAACACTGGCACGCAACCGGCTTAATGTTACTGCGGTACAGACGTTATCACGTGATATGGAAGCTCAGTTGCGATTTACTGTTGAAGTACAGCAGGTAAATGATTTACCCCGGGTACTTAGCCACCTGAGCGATGTTAAAGGTGTACTCTCAGTAACCCGTTTATAA
- a CDS encoding adenine phosphoribosyltransferase encodes MQTHPEVIGVDALAEKIRKIPNWPQEGILFHDITPVLQSPQYFRLLVDLMVYRYMDQKIDVVAGLDARGFIIGAALAYQLNVGFVPIRKKGKLPFTTIAESYELEYGHATIEMHTDAVKPGTRVLLVDDLVATGGTMNAGVKLIRKLGAEVVEAAAIIEFTDLPGGKKIRDEGVPLFTLYQNSGSVEQ; translated from the coding sequence ATGCAGACTCATCCCGAAGTCATAGGTGTTGACGCGCTGGCCGAAAAAATTCGCAAAATTCCGAACTGGCCGCAGGAAGGAATTTTATTTCACGACATTACTCCGGTATTACAAAGCCCGCAGTACTTCCGTCTGCTGGTAGATTTAATGGTTTACCGGTATATGGATCAGAAAATTGATGTTGTAGCCGGTCTGGATGCACGCGGTTTTATTATCGGTGCTGCTCTTGCCTATCAGCTGAATGTCGGTTTTGTTCCTATCCGTAAAAAAGGCAAGCTTCCTTTTACTACTATTGCGGAAAGTTACGAACTGGAATACGGACATGCAACCATCGAAATGCACACTGATGCGGTAAAACCGGGTACTCGTGTGCTGCTGGTAGATGATCTGGTTGCCACCGGAGGTACGATGAATGCCGGTGTAAAACTGATTCGTAAACTGGGTGCTGAAGTAGTAGAGGCAGCTGCCATTATCGAATTTACTGATTTGCCCGGCGGCAAAAAAATTCGAGATGAAGGAGTACCATTGTTTACGCTGTACCAGAATTCCGGTTCTGTTGAGCAATAA
- the kdsA gene encoding 3-deoxy-8-phosphooctulonate synthase has product MIRVGNIEVANHLPFVLFGGLNVLENLDLTMRTCAHYAEVTRKLGIPLVFKASFDKANRSSIHSYRGVGLEEGMKIFAVVKQEFGVPVITDVHEPYQAAPVAEVADVLQLPAFLARQTDLVVALAQTGKVINIKKPQFLSPHQMKNIVEKFYEAGNQQLILCERGSSFGYDNLVVDMLGFGVMKKVCADLPVIFDVTHALQQRQADAAASGGRRSQVLDLALAGMATRLAGLFLESHPDPDKARCDGPSALPLDLLEPFLAQVKAVDELVKTMPVLDIN; this is encoded by the coding sequence ATTATTCGTGTAGGCAATATTGAAGTAGCCAACCATTTACCGTTTGTACTGTTTGGTGGTCTGAATGTACTGGAAAATCTGGATTTAACAATGCGCACATGTGCACATTATGCAGAGGTTACCCGTAAACTGGGTATTCCGCTGGTTTTTAAGGCCTCATTCGATAAAGCCAACCGCTCTTCCATTCATTCCTATCGCGGAGTAGGGCTGGAAGAGGGAATGAAAATTTTTGCTGTGGTTAAGCAGGAATTCGGTGTGCCGGTAATTACCGATGTACATGAACCCTATCAGGCTGCACCGGTAGCAGAGGTTGCCGATGTATTGCAGTTGCCGGCGTTTTTAGCCCGTCAGACTGATTTAGTGGTGGCACTGGCACAAACCGGTAAAGTAATTAATATCAAAAAACCTCAGTTCCTAAGCCCGCACCAGATGAAGAATATTGTTGAAAAGTTTTATGAAGCCGGCAATCAGCAGCTTATTCTATGTGAGCGTGGCAGCAGCTTTGGTTATGATAATCTGGTAGTTGATATGCTGGGCTTTGGTGTGATGAAAAAAGTTTGTGCTGATTTACCGGTTATTTTTGATGTAACCCATGCATTGCAGCAACGTCAGGCTGATGCCGCAGCATCAGGCGGGCGTCGCAGTCAGGTACTGGATCTGGCATTAGCCGGTATGGCTACCCGGCTGGCCGGTTTATTTCTTGAATCACATCCTGATCCGGATAAGGCACGTTGCGATGGTCCTAGCGCTTTACCTTTGGATTTGCTCGAACCATTTCTTGCTCAGGTTAAAGCTGTGGATGAGCTGGTAAAAACCATGCCGGTACTGGATATTAACTAA
- a CDS encoding autotransporter assembly complex protein TamA translates to MLLSSITSMVWAVSLPADSDDTDDDVPPPKTGLLHRLLHGQESEEKKQPQTPKSPRVPVTIDINNSSLKKLINDHLPLITQQLIEDLDDEQLSFLAEEAPQQTQTMLETQGYFNAEVNLEKQSNSYIIHIKPGPLTRIENVDVSLIGDVTSDDNLTNYYKTAIDNWVLPVGDPFTQSNWSASKSSVLSAIVRKKYPLATINASRATIDPQKNKAELSLTIDSKQPVYFGDIHVSGNERYPVSIVTGMASFASGSPYDLDKLLDYQQALEQDSHYGNAVVSADFDHMENNQVPVLVKVSEMRRQKLTFGLRYDTKNGPGFRGGYDHYNVFHKGFVGSTLLDTDRYETTFGLGLSQPRDNRGHYWTSNLNYTYSTVQHLESRALSSGMWKVRDRDGIDSRIGIEYVTESSKIENGPDLGHSYATMVTASWKRQNIETQLRPANGYYLEGKVGTTLGKLISSASMQRITASGGYYFTPENKKYGTWFLRSQIGYVHTGDAVNVPSVLMFRAGGANSVRGYEIDSIGIKSSHNSVLPNRTLAVASVEYQIPVYKDFSLALFHDAGSVSKNFSDMQWRHGSGFGVRWFNPVAPFAFDIAYGHHDEKWRWSISLGTKF, encoded by the coding sequence ATGTTACTGTCGTCCATTACCTCCATGGTGTGGGCTGTGAGCCTGCCAGCAGACAGTGATGATACTGATGATGATGTTCCGCCACCCAAAACCGGCCTGCTGCACAGATTACTGCACGGACAGGAATCTGAGGAAAAAAAACAGCCTCAGACACCAAAAAGTCCTCGAGTTCCTGTAACCATAGATATTAACAATTCATCCTTAAAAAAACTGATTAATGATCATCTGCCTCTGATTACTCAGCAATTGATTGAAGATCTGGATGATGAGCAGCTCAGTTTTCTGGCAGAAGAAGCACCTCAGCAAACGCAAACCATGCTGGAAACTCAGGGATACTTCAATGCTGAAGTTAATCTGGAGAAACAAAGTAATAGTTACATTATCCATATAAAGCCCGGTCCGCTGACCCGTATTGAAAATGTCGACGTTTCTCTGATTGGTGACGTAACCAGTGATGATAATCTGACCAACTATTACAAAACTGCTATTGATAACTGGGTGCTGCCTGTAGGTGACCCGTTTACTCAGAGTAACTGGTCTGCAAGTAAATCTTCTGTTCTCAGCGCTATTGTGCGCAAAAAATACCCGCTGGCAACCATTAACGCCAGCCGTGCGACTATTGATCCGCAAAAAAATAAGGCAGAACTGTCTCTCACAATTGACAGTAAGCAGCCTGTATACTTTGGTGATATTCACGTTAGCGGAAATGAACGATATCCTGTTTCAATCGTCACTGGTATGGCCAGTTTTGCTTCCGGCTCTCCCTATGATTTGGACAAACTTCTGGACTATCAGCAGGCACTGGAACAGGACAGCCATTATGGTAATGCCGTAGTCAGTGCAGATTTCGACCATATGGAAAATAATCAGGTGCCGGTTCTGGTGAAAGTCAGTGAAATGCGACGCCAGAAGCTGACCTTTGGTTTACGTTATGACACCAAAAACGGTCCGGGTTTTCGCGGTGGGTATGACCACTATAATGTTTTTCATAAAGGGTTTGTCGGCTCAACCTTGCTGGATACAGACCGCTATGAAACTACTTTCGGTTTAGGTCTGAGCCAGCCGCGTGACAATCGCGGTCACTACTGGACCAGCAATCTTAACTATACCTACTCTACTGTCCAGCATCTGGAAAGCCGCGCCTTATCCAGCGGGATGTGGAAGGTTCGAGACCGTGACGGAATTGATTCACGGATCGGGATTGAATACGTTACTGAAAGCAGCAAAATTGAAAATGGACCTGATCTCGGACACAGCTATGCCACTATGGTGACAGCTTCATGGAAACGTCAGAATATTGAAACCCAGCTGCGACCGGCTAATGGTTATTATCTGGAAGGTAAGGTAGGTACCACTCTGGGTAAACTGATTTCATCGGCATCCATGCAAAGAATTACAGCCAGTGGCGGCTACTATTTCACCCCTGAAAACAAAAAATACGGAACATGGTTTTTACGCAGCCAGATTGGCTATGTACATACCGGTGATGCAGTAAACGTACCTTCTGTGCTGATGTTCCGTGCCGGTGGTGCCAATAGCGTACGTGGTTATGAAATAGACAGTATCGGTATTAAAAGCTCACATAATTCAGTGTTACCTAACCGTACACTGGCTGTAGCCAGTGTTGAATACCAGATTCCAGTGTATAAGGATTTTTCTCTGGCGCTTTTTCATGATGCCGGTTCGGTATCGAAAAACTTCAGCGACATGCAATGGCGTCATGGCAGCGGATTCGGAGTACGCTGGTTTAATCCGGTTGCCCCGTTTGCCTTTGATATAGCCTATGGCCATCATGATGAAAAATGGCGCTGGTCTATCAGTTTGGGAACTAAATTCTAA